The following proteins come from a genomic window of Rhodohalobacter sp. 614A:
- a CDS encoding N-acetylmuramoyl-L-alanine amidase family protein: MMERTPILTILSLLALLFLWAPGNLSAQATLDRLSLHERSDGKGHVFRYHLTEKVDSFAVSQPSPDLIQFMLYSPYLDTLDFTHPQDSEIYSHIDYHKNVDGFGVDIFLSENTFMKATAYPDRDRNDMLLALEYASEEEINKIADQTNFIYWFDFEQPPSMEFVYSEDNALVPLREGKEFNTIVIDAGHGGHDPGSMNRRLGLKEKDIALEVALQVGDYIKEHLPDMEVIYTRDDDTFVELEERGLIATRAKADLFLSIHLNAVRDERAYGSEVFFLGMHRSESALEIMKRENSVVNLEKNGGPVQLGEDELLIYELANAGNIAVSERIAAMVEHQFRNRAMRRSRGVKQAGLMVLWHASTPAVLVELGFISNPNEARYMNSEYGQTILASAIFRAIRDFKQEYDRSIYQNNTASNE; the protein is encoded by the coding sequence AAGGCCATGTTTTTCGATATCATCTCACTGAAAAAGTAGACTCGTTTGCTGTATCCCAACCGTCTCCGGATCTCATCCAGTTTATGCTTTACTCACCATATCTGGATACCCTTGATTTTACACACCCGCAAGATTCTGAAATCTACTCTCACATCGACTATCATAAAAATGTTGATGGCTTTGGCGTAGATATTTTTCTGAGTGAAAATACCTTTATGAAAGCTACGGCCTACCCGGATCGTGATCGCAATGATATGCTCCTGGCACTGGAATACGCTTCGGAGGAAGAGATTAACAAAATTGCCGATCAAACGAATTTTATCTACTGGTTTGATTTTGAACAGCCCCCTTCAATGGAATTTGTTTATTCTGAAGATAATGCCCTCGTTCCTCTGAGAGAAGGAAAGGAGTTCAATACGATTGTAATTGACGCGGGGCATGGTGGACATGATCCCGGTTCTATGAATCGGCGACTCGGGCTGAAAGAAAAAGATATTGCACTTGAAGTTGCTCTGCAGGTCGGCGATTATATTAAAGAACATCTACCGGATATGGAAGTCATTTATACAAGAGATGACGACACCTTTGTTGAACTGGAAGAACGCGGATTGATCGCAACTCGGGCAAAAGCAGATCTCTTTCTTTCAATCCATCTCAATGCCGTTCGGGATGAGCGGGCGTACGGTTCGGAAGTCTTCTTTCTTGGAATGCACCGAAGTGAATCGGCCCTTGAGATTATGAAACGGGAAAACAGCGTGGTAAATCTCGAAAAAAATGGCGGACCTGTCCAACTTGGGGAAGATGAACTTCTCATCTATGAGCTGGCCAATGCAGGAAATATTGCTGTCAGCGAAAGAATTGCAGCAATGGTCGAACACCAGTTCCGAAACAGAGCCATGCGGCGATCGAGGGGAGTAAAACAAGCCGGATTAATGGTTCTTTGGCATGCCTCTACCCCGGCCGTTCTTGTAGAACTTGGATTTATTTCCAATCCTAATGAGGCGCGCTACATGAACAGCGAATATGGCCAAACAATTTTAGCGTCTGCTATTTTCCGGGCAATCCGGGACTTTAAACAGGAATACGACCGAAGTATTTATCAAAACAATACAGCCAGCAATGAGTGA